Proteins encoded within one genomic window of Misgurnus anguillicaudatus chromosome 18, ASM2758022v2, whole genome shotgun sequence:
- the LOC129429753 gene encoding GDP-L-fucose synthase isoform X1 — MPHTDVTATNPEVLLRYRMDGQVGAMRVLVTGGSGLVGRAIERVVKEEGGRREGEEWIFLSSKDANLMSAEETRALFQKHRPTHVIHLAAMVGGLFRNMRQNLDFWRNNVYINDNVLQASHEVGVVKVVSCLSTCIFPDKTSYPIDETMIHNGPPHESNFGYAYAKRMIDVHNRACFQQYGRRYTAVIPTNVFGPHDNFNIEDGHVLPGLIHKAYLAKKEGKALQVWGSGRPLRQFIYSLDLARLFLWVLREYDEVDPIILSVGEEDEVSIKDAADAVVEALEFKHGVIYDTSKADGQFKKTASNAKLRKYLPDFKFTPFKTAIKETCDWFVANYDIARK; from the exons ATGCCACACACTGACGTCACAGCGACAAATCCGGAAGTGCTATTGAGATACCGG ATGGACGGACAGGTTGGGGCAATGCGTGTGTTGGTGACGGGTGGCAGCGGGTTGGTCGGACGAGCGATAGAGCGGGTGGTAAAGGAAGAGGGGGGAAGAAGAGAAGGAGAGGAGTGGATATTCCTGTCATCTAAAGATGCAAATCTCAT GAGCGCTGAAGAGACGAGAGCACTCTTTCAGAAACATCGACCAACGCATGTCATTCATTTGGCCGCTATGGTGGGCGGTCTCTTCAGAAACATGAGACAGAACCTGGACTTCTGG agaaataatgtttatataaatgacaACGTGCTCCAGGCGTCTCATGAGGTTGGGGTGGTGAAGGTTGTTTCCTGTCTGTCCACATGTATCTTCCCTGATAAAACATCATATCCCATCGATGAGACCATG ATCCACAATGGTCCTCCTCACGAGTCTAACTTTGGTTATGCGTACGCCAAACGCATGATTGATGTCCATAACAG GGCTTGTTTTCAGCAGTATGGGCGACGGTACACAGCTGTGATCCCGACCAACGTGTTCGGACCCCATGACAACTTTAATATCGAGGACGGCCATGTGCTTCCAGGACTGATTCATAAGGCATACCTGGCAAAGA AGGAAGGGAAAGCGCTGCAGGTTTGGGGGTCCGGTCGTCCTCTTCGACAGTTCATCTATTCTCTGGATCTGGCTCGTCTGTTTCTCTGGGTTCTGAGGGAATATGATGAGGTGGATCCCATCATACTGTCAG TGGGAGAAGAAGACGAGGTGTCCATCAAAGATGCTGCAGATGCTGTGGTTGAAGCGCTGGAGTTCAAACATGGTGTCATT TATGACACCAGTAAAGCAGATGGCCAGTTTAAGAAAACCGCCAGCAACGCCAAGCTGCGCAAATACTTGCCGGACTTCAAATTCACACCATTCAAAACAG CTATCAAGGAGACGTGTGATTGGTTTGTGGCCAATTATGACATCGCCAGGAAATGA
- the LOC129429753 gene encoding GDP-L-fucose synthase isoform X2 yields MSAAVLMDGQVGAMRVLVTGGSGLVGRAIERVVKEEGGRREGEEWIFLSSKDANLMSAEETRALFQKHRPTHVIHLAAMVGGLFRNMRQNLDFWRNNVYINDNVLQASHEVGVVKVVSCLSTCIFPDKTSYPIDETMIHNGPPHESNFGYAYAKRMIDVHNRACFQQYGRRYTAVIPTNVFGPHDNFNIEDGHVLPGLIHKAYLAKKEGKALQVWGSGRPLRQFIYSLDLARLFLWVLREYDEVDPIILSVGEEDEVSIKDAADAVVEALEFKHGVIYDTSKADGQFKKTASNAKLRKYLPDFKFTPFKTAIKETCDWFVANYDIARK; encoded by the exons ATGAGTGCTGCTGTTCTC ATGGACGGACAGGTTGGGGCAATGCGTGTGTTGGTGACGGGTGGCAGCGGGTTGGTCGGACGAGCGATAGAGCGGGTGGTAAAGGAAGAGGGGGGAAGAAGAGAAGGAGAGGAGTGGATATTCCTGTCATCTAAAGATGCAAATCTCAT GAGCGCTGAAGAGACGAGAGCACTCTTTCAGAAACATCGACCAACGCATGTCATTCATTTGGCCGCTATGGTGGGCGGTCTCTTCAGAAACATGAGACAGAACCTGGACTTCTGG agaaataatgtttatataaatgacaACGTGCTCCAGGCGTCTCATGAGGTTGGGGTGGTGAAGGTTGTTTCCTGTCTGTCCACATGTATCTTCCCTGATAAAACATCATATCCCATCGATGAGACCATG ATCCACAATGGTCCTCCTCACGAGTCTAACTTTGGTTATGCGTACGCCAAACGCATGATTGATGTCCATAACAG GGCTTGTTTTCAGCAGTATGGGCGACGGTACACAGCTGTGATCCCGACCAACGTGTTCGGACCCCATGACAACTTTAATATCGAGGACGGCCATGTGCTTCCAGGACTGATTCATAAGGCATACCTGGCAAAGA AGGAAGGGAAAGCGCTGCAGGTTTGGGGGTCCGGTCGTCCTCTTCGACAGTTCATCTATTCTCTGGATCTGGCTCGTCTGTTTCTCTGGGTTCTGAGGGAATATGATGAGGTGGATCCCATCATACTGTCAG TGGGAGAAGAAGACGAGGTGTCCATCAAAGATGCTGCAGATGCTGTGGTTGAAGCGCTGGAGTTCAAACATGGTGTCATT TATGACACCAGTAAAGCAGATGGCCAGTTTAAGAAAACCGCCAGCAACGCCAAGCTGCGCAAATACTTGCCGGACTTCAAATTCACACCATTCAAAACAG CTATCAAGGAGACGTGTGATTGGTTTGTGGCCAATTATGACATCGCCAGGAAATGA
- the LOC129429753 gene encoding GDP-L-fucose synthase isoform X3, translating into MEMDGQVGAMRVLVTGGSGLVGRAIERVVKEEGGRREGEEWIFLSSKDANLMSAEETRALFQKHRPTHVIHLAAMVGGLFRNMRQNLDFWRNNVYINDNVLQASHEVGVVKVVSCLSTCIFPDKTSYPIDETMIHNGPPHESNFGYAYAKRMIDVHNRACFQQYGRRYTAVIPTNVFGPHDNFNIEDGHVLPGLIHKAYLAKKEGKALQVWGSGRPLRQFIYSLDLARLFLWVLREYDEVDPIILSVGEEDEVSIKDAADAVVEALEFKHGVIYDTSKADGQFKKTASNAKLRKYLPDFKFTPFKTAIKETCDWFVANYDIARK; encoded by the exons ATGGAG ATGGACGGACAGGTTGGGGCAATGCGTGTGTTGGTGACGGGTGGCAGCGGGTTGGTCGGACGAGCGATAGAGCGGGTGGTAAAGGAAGAGGGGGGAAGAAGAGAAGGAGAGGAGTGGATATTCCTGTCATCTAAAGATGCAAATCTCAT GAGCGCTGAAGAGACGAGAGCACTCTTTCAGAAACATCGACCAACGCATGTCATTCATTTGGCCGCTATGGTGGGCGGTCTCTTCAGAAACATGAGACAGAACCTGGACTTCTGG agaaataatgtttatataaatgacaACGTGCTCCAGGCGTCTCATGAGGTTGGGGTGGTGAAGGTTGTTTCCTGTCTGTCCACATGTATCTTCCCTGATAAAACATCATATCCCATCGATGAGACCATG ATCCACAATGGTCCTCCTCACGAGTCTAACTTTGGTTATGCGTACGCCAAACGCATGATTGATGTCCATAACAG GGCTTGTTTTCAGCAGTATGGGCGACGGTACACAGCTGTGATCCCGACCAACGTGTTCGGACCCCATGACAACTTTAATATCGAGGACGGCCATGTGCTTCCAGGACTGATTCATAAGGCATACCTGGCAAAGA AGGAAGGGAAAGCGCTGCAGGTTTGGGGGTCCGGTCGTCCTCTTCGACAGTTCATCTATTCTCTGGATCTGGCTCGTCTGTTTCTCTGGGTTCTGAGGGAATATGATGAGGTGGATCCCATCATACTGTCAG TGGGAGAAGAAGACGAGGTGTCCATCAAAGATGCTGCAGATGCTGTGGTTGAAGCGCTGGAGTTCAAACATGGTGTCATT TATGACACCAGTAAAGCAGATGGCCAGTTTAAGAAAACCGCCAGCAACGCCAAGCTGCGCAAATACTTGCCGGACTTCAAATTCACACCATTCAAAACAG CTATCAAGGAGACGTGTGATTGGTTTGTGGCCAATTATGACATCGCCAGGAAATGA
- the LOC129429753 gene encoding GDP-L-fucose synthase isoform X4 yields MDGQVGAMRVLVTGGSGLVGRAIERVVKEEGGRREGEEWIFLSSKDANLMSAEETRALFQKHRPTHVIHLAAMVGGLFRNMRQNLDFWRNNVYINDNVLQASHEVGVVKVVSCLSTCIFPDKTSYPIDETMIHNGPPHESNFGYAYAKRMIDVHNRACFQQYGRRYTAVIPTNVFGPHDNFNIEDGHVLPGLIHKAYLAKKEGKALQVWGSGRPLRQFIYSLDLARLFLWVLREYDEVDPIILSVGEEDEVSIKDAADAVVEALEFKHGVIYDTSKADGQFKKTASNAKLRKYLPDFKFTPFKTAIKETCDWFVANYDIARK; encoded by the exons ATGGACGGACAGGTTGGGGCAATGCGTGTGTTGGTGACGGGTGGCAGCGGGTTGGTCGGACGAGCGATAGAGCGGGTGGTAAAGGAAGAGGGGGGAAGAAGAGAAGGAGAGGAGTGGATATTCCTGTCATCTAAAGATGCAAATCTCAT GAGCGCTGAAGAGACGAGAGCACTCTTTCAGAAACATCGACCAACGCATGTCATTCATTTGGCCGCTATGGTGGGCGGTCTCTTCAGAAACATGAGACAGAACCTGGACTTCTGG agaaataatgtttatataaatgacaACGTGCTCCAGGCGTCTCATGAGGTTGGGGTGGTGAAGGTTGTTTCCTGTCTGTCCACATGTATCTTCCCTGATAAAACATCATATCCCATCGATGAGACCATG ATCCACAATGGTCCTCCTCACGAGTCTAACTTTGGTTATGCGTACGCCAAACGCATGATTGATGTCCATAACAG GGCTTGTTTTCAGCAGTATGGGCGACGGTACACAGCTGTGATCCCGACCAACGTGTTCGGACCCCATGACAACTTTAATATCGAGGACGGCCATGTGCTTCCAGGACTGATTCATAAGGCATACCTGGCAAAGA AGGAAGGGAAAGCGCTGCAGGTTTGGGGGTCCGGTCGTCCTCTTCGACAGTTCATCTATTCTCTGGATCTGGCTCGTCTGTTTCTCTGGGTTCTGAGGGAATATGATGAGGTGGATCCCATCATACTGTCAG TGGGAGAAGAAGACGAGGTGTCCATCAAAGATGCTGCAGATGCTGTGGTTGAAGCGCTGGAGTTCAAACATGGTGTCATT TATGACACCAGTAAAGCAGATGGCCAGTTTAAGAAAACCGCCAGCAACGCCAAGCTGCGCAAATACTTGCCGGACTTCAAATTCACACCATTCAAAACAG CTATCAAGGAGACGTGTGATTGGTTTGTGGCCAATTATGACATCGCCAGGAAATGA
- the pycr3 gene encoding pyrroline-5-carboxylate reductase 3 isoform X2 gives MNLSLQTNKDDLNDLISQLKIGFIGAGNMAYGIAQGIITSGKVSPTNMIVSAPSMNNLPRFQERGVSITQSNEEVVQKSSVVFLAVKPHLIPKVLNEISHGVTQQHIIVSMAAGVTIATLEDLLPAETHVIRIMPNLPCVLMEGALILTSGSCAGEKEETLLKNLLSPCGLVEAGPEHWIDAHTGLSGSGVAFVYVFAEALAEGAVKMGMPSVLAQRIAAQTILGAGLLLRDTGKLPAQLKAEVCTPGGTTIHGLHELEKGGIRAAVMGAVEAATERARELGKK, from the exons ATgaatctatcactacaaaccAATAAAGAC GATCTGAATGATTTAATATCTCAGTTGAAGATTGGATTCATTGGTGCTGGAAACATGGCGTATGGGATAGCACAGGGCATCATCACATCAG GGAAAGTTTCACCTACTAATATGATTGTTAGTGCTCCATCCATGAACAATCTTCCTCGATTTCAG GAGAGAGGTGTTTCCATAACTCAAAGCAATGAAGAGGTTGTACAGAAGTCCAGCGTGGTTTTCCTTGCCGTCAAACCTCACCTCATCCCAAAGGTCCTGAATGAAATCTCACACGGTGTCACTCAGCAACACATCATCGTTTCCATGGCAGCCGGAGTCACTATAGCAACACTTGAGGAT CTGTTGCCCGCTGAAACCCACGTGATTCGTATAATGCCAAACTTACCCTGTGTGCTCATGGAAGGAGCACTGATCCTCACTTCTGGCTCATGCGCTGGAGAGAAGGAGGAGACTTTACTGAAGAACCTCCTCAGTCCGTGTGGATTGGTGGAGGCGGGGCCTGAGCACTGGATCGACGCCCACACAGGCTTGAGTGGCAGCGGTGTTGCATTT GTGTATGTGTTTGCCGAAGCCCTGGCAGAAGGGGCTGTTAAAATGGGAATGCCAAGCGTGTTGGCTCAACGTATTGCAGCACAGACAATACTG GGAGCTGGTTTGTTACTGCGTGATACTGGGAAACTGCCAGCCCAGCTGAAAGCTGAAGTTTGCACGCCCGGAGGAACCACAATACACGGCCTGCACGAGCTGGAGAAGGGAGGCATCCGAGCGGCTGTCATGGGAGCCGTGGAGGCGGCTACTGAAAGAGCCAGAGAACTCGGAAAAAAATAG
- the pycr3 gene encoding pyrroline-5-carboxylate reductase 3 isoform X1 gives MNLSLQTNKDVQDLNDLISQLKIGFIGAGNMAYGIAQGIITSGKVSPTNMIVSAPSMNNLPRFQERGVSITQSNEEVVQKSSVVFLAVKPHLIPKVLNEISHGVTQQHIIVSMAAGVTIATLEDLLPAETHVIRIMPNLPCVLMEGALILTSGSCAGEKEETLLKNLLSPCGLVEAGPEHWIDAHTGLSGSGVAFVYVFAEALAEGAVKMGMPSVLAQRIAAQTILGAGLLLRDTGKLPAQLKAEVCTPGGTTIHGLHELEKGGIRAAVMGAVEAATERARELGKK, from the exons ATgaatctatcactacaaaccAATAAAGAC GTTCAGGATCTGAATGATTTAATATCTCAGTTGAAGATTGGATTCATTGGTGCTGGAAACATGGCGTATGGGATAGCACAGGGCATCATCACATCAG GGAAAGTTTCACCTACTAATATGATTGTTAGTGCTCCATCCATGAACAATCTTCCTCGATTTCAG GAGAGAGGTGTTTCCATAACTCAAAGCAATGAAGAGGTTGTACAGAAGTCCAGCGTGGTTTTCCTTGCCGTCAAACCTCACCTCATCCCAAAGGTCCTGAATGAAATCTCACACGGTGTCACTCAGCAACACATCATCGTTTCCATGGCAGCCGGAGTCACTATAGCAACACTTGAGGAT CTGTTGCCCGCTGAAACCCACGTGATTCGTATAATGCCAAACTTACCCTGTGTGCTCATGGAAGGAGCACTGATCCTCACTTCTGGCTCATGCGCTGGAGAGAAGGAGGAGACTTTACTGAAGAACCTCCTCAGTCCGTGTGGATTGGTGGAGGCGGGGCCTGAGCACTGGATCGACGCCCACACAGGCTTGAGTGGCAGCGGTGTTGCATTT GTGTATGTGTTTGCCGAAGCCCTGGCAGAAGGGGCTGTTAAAATGGGAATGCCAAGCGTGTTGGCTCAACGTATTGCAGCACAGACAATACTG GGAGCTGGTTTGTTACTGCGTGATACTGGGAAACTGCCAGCCCAGCTGAAAGCTGAAGTTTGCACGCCCGGAGGAACCACAATACACGGCCTGCACGAGCTGGAGAAGGGAGGCATCCGAGCGGCTGTCATGGGAGCCGTGGAGGCGGCTACTGAAAGAGCCAGAGAACTCGGAAAAAAATAG